From Pirellulales bacterium:
CTCGCGCCGGATAAAATTTGGTAAATTGCTCATAACAAAGATAAAGGTCGCGCGTGAAGCAATCGTTTCGGTCCATCGTGACCTCGAATCCCGAGCGCACGATTCTTCGCGAAAACCATTGGTGCATGGCCTTTTCGACGCCGCTCTTGCGACCTTCTTCCAACAACCTTGGCAGTCGCAAGAATTCATCTTGCAACGAAAACACATGACTGACCATGTCGGACCCAAGCCTGAAGGGCGGGGTATCCCTTGTGATGTCCTCGCCAGCGAGGAACAGGCATTGTGTCTGAAGCAGCATGTGAAAATGGGGCCGGCGTTGCCGCGGGCGCACTCTCTCAAGGGCTGCACGATCCAAACGCGAAAGCTCAAGTCCTTTCACGAACGGGAATTTTGCTTCGACCACCCTCTCCAGCTCGGCATCGGCCCGGTCGAAGTCGATATCTGATAGGTAGATAAAGTCGGCGTCCGAGACGTTCTCGATTGCCAAGCCCCGTGCGATCGAGCCGCGCAGATAGACCGAACGGACGCCTTCACGATCCGTCAAGGCGTCCCGCACGAAGGTAACGAGTGGCGTCCAAAAGGGCCGTACACGATCAGGCGAGACATCAGGCTGGACGTATCCGCCGCCATCGAGGCTCAGATAACGGCCGATGCGCTGGGGTCGGAGCACAGAACGTTAATCCGCCCGCGTGAGGAAGCCTTCGCCGTAGAGATAGCGGGTCAACGTGAGCCGTCCGTCATTGTCGAGGGGGCTCGACAAGTCGACCGGTCGAAATGATTGCCTTCTGCACATTTCATCGATCGTCACGCGGATATGGTCTGGGAGGGCGAACTTTTTGCCCGCAAATTCCAGCATCACCCTGCCCCGTTCGGTCAAGAGCCGATAATTCCCCGGATCGGGCGTTTTGACCATCGTTTGCAGGCCAATCACCGTTGCGTCCGAATTGAAGGCCTCCTGTGGACGAGCGCGAGCGGAGCTGACCTTCTGCAAAAAGCCTTCGATGAATTGTTTGCCCTCGATGTTTTCACGCATTAGGTCGAGGCAATGCACGAGGTTTCGACATAGCGTCTCTTTAAGGTCCTCTCGCGCGGCGAAGCCGGGTGGCAACGCGGTACGCAATTCAGCGATTTCTTTCGATGCGTTGGCGAGTTCGCCAATGAGTTCGATCCAGGTATAGACGGTTATGCCGATAGTAACGTGCGCGGAGTGGTCCTGCGAGGTATGTGCTGCATGAACGTAGCCCCGTGGGAGATACAAAAAATCACCCGGGTTCAATTCGAGTTCGAGTAGCGGCGGCGGCAACACGAACCCAACCGGCGTGAACGTCTGACTGCGGTGTGGCAAAGGCCGCGACGGCGGAAAGATCTGCCAGCGCTTGCTTCCGGCTATCTGCAGGACAAGAACTTCATGCGTGTCGTAGTGCGGCGTGAACCCGGGCGTATCTCCCGGCGTGAGGTACGCGTTAGCGTGGACCGGATGGCTGAATCGATCTTCAAGCGCCGCGCACAATTGGCGCAACGGCGCCCAGGTTCGTTGCAGCGCCGGCAATACCACAGTCGCGCCCGAACGATACTCGGATTGAATTTGGCGCAGATCGGGCACGCCGGTGAAGGATTCGGTGCCGTGCCTGATGTTGGTCGTATAGGCTTCCGCGGGCAGGTAGGCCCCATTCCTGGCCAGCTGAATCGCCGGATAGCGCAGGTCGCTGGTAGAGATGATGCCGTCCAAATCCGCGTTGGTGAGAACGCGGTCATAGTAATGCGCATCGCCGCGTGGGAGGTGAAGCGGCTTTTGCTCCCAATGGTCTCGAAAGAAATCGTCGAATCCAAGCGGTGCGAGCAGCGCGCACGCATCGAACTCCGCCTTTTCGGCCGGACTTGCCATTTTCGCCTCCGGCGATCGATGTCTGTCTTTTCGCGGACGGTTCAATTCCTAACGGGAAGCGGATTGAATTTGTATGCAATGCCGACGCGAACGTCGCTTATAGCTACTTTGTTCGCGGCGTCAGCCGAATCGGTCGCAACGTTGACGAAGCCGGAAGTCCGAAGGTCGGTGTAGCGGTATTCCACGCGGCCGAAGACGTTATCGGTCAGGGCATAGTCTAGTCCGGCGCCGGCCGTCCAGCCTGCGGCATTCCAGCCCTCACTGACAAACGGAGCAGAGCCGACCAGGCCGTAGTCGTTCGACGGATCGCCCCACGCCCAGCCACCAGTGCCGAAAACAAGGAAGCGGCCGTACGCAAAGCCCAGGCGGCCGCGGATCGACTCGTAATCTTTGATCGTCGTTGAGACGTAGAACGGGCCGCCGGGGAAAGCGCCAGCTGCGCCGAGCGGCGCGTAATACTGATTATTGCCCGTCAGACTGGACCGTTGCCAATCGCCCTCCACGCCAGCCACGAATTGACCGAATTGATAGTTGCCGCCGGCGAAGACCCCGACAATCGGGCCGTGGACGTTGTAGTCGTACGGTGACAGCGGTGCACCCGTCGCGTCGGTGAGAGTGCCTTTGGCGCTGTCCCAGCCAAAGCCGCTGTCGCCGCCGACATAAAGTCCGGTCCACGTGAACGCGGGAGAAAGGGCAGATGCCTCCGCGAGATGTGCCGGCTTGCCGCTATAGGCAGCGGAGAACGTATGGGCCATCGACGCGCCATCGGTCCCGGCAGCGCAGAGGTTGAATTTGTAGTTCACCCCGACATCGACCTCGCTCACTTTGCCGGCCGTCGTCGTTGAGAGTTGCGAAAACGGCAGCGAGATCACGGTCGGGCCATAATCGGTGTAGCGGTATTCAGCGAAGGCGTTCCAGTCCTGCGCGAATGCCATCGCCACTCCGGCGCCGGCGGTCCAGCCACCAAGGTATCTGTTGACCGCCTCATCGGTACCGGCGGTCGCGAGATTGAGCGCCCCGGTGAGTTGCGTGCGTATGTATTGGTTACTCGACCAGACCCAGCCGCCGGTGCCGTAGAGCAGGACGTTGTTGAACGCATAGCCGAGGCGGCCGCGCGCGCTTTCCGCGTCGAATACTCTCAGTTCGTTCGCGCTGGTGCCCGAGGTGTCGGTGATGTTTGTAATTTTGGTGCCGCCCGAGGAGACATCAGCCTCGACGCCAAACACCACCCGGGAAGGCAACATGTAGTCGTAGCCGACTTGGACGCCGCCATGCCAATCCGGCGCGTCAGGGTAAGGCGACGTCGTCGCCGTTCCGGTCGCGGCATTGACTGTACCGCCGCTGGTCTTGGCCCATGACGCGCCGACGTGAGCGCCAAGATGAAGACCCGTCCAGTCGTAGTCTCCCGCCTGCAGCGGGTCAGCGGGAAACGATCGCCTCATCTCGCGCGCCATTTGCGGCATGTTGAGGGTCCCGATTGTCTCTAGCGGGCCGGCCAGCGTCAGACGAAAGGCCAACGGCTCTAGTGGATGATAGGAATAATCCATCACGCCGTTGGCGCAGACTGCCGCCGGCACGGTCGATGGCCCATGGCCCGGATAGCATAAGGCAAAGAGGGCGTCGGTCGTGAGCAGTCCACCGTAGGCGTAGGTGACCTGATCGGTCGAGGAGTTCAACAGA
This genomic window contains:
- a CDS encoding nucleotidyltransferase domain-containing protein, whose translation is MLRPQRIGRYLSLDGGGYVQPDVSPDRVRPFWTPLVTFVRDALTDREGVRSVYLRGSIARGLAIENVSDADFIYLSDIDFDRADAELERVVEAKFPFVKGLELSRLDRAALERVRPRQRRPHFHMLLQTQCLFLAGEDITRDTPPFRLGSDMVSHVFSLQDEFLRLPRLLEEGRKSGVEKAMHQWFSRRIVRSGFEVTMDRNDCFTRDLYLCYEQFTKFYPARADEMFRVLANCLNGTQSPLQYRPLVAFLTGEGTRL
- a CDS encoding cupin domain-containing protein produces the protein MDGIISTSDLRYPAIQLARNGAYLPAEAYTTNIRHGTESFTGVPDLRQIQSEYRSGATVVLPALQRTWAPLRQLCAALEDRFSHPVHANAYLTPGDTPGFTPHYDTHEVLVLQIAGSKRWQIFPPSRPLPHRSQTFTPVGFVLPPPLLELELNPGDFLYLPRGYVHAAHTSQDHSAHVTIGITVYTWIELIGELANASKEIAELRTALPPGFAAREDLKETLCRNLVHCLDLMRENIEGKQFIEGFLQKVSSARARPQEAFNSDATVIGLQTMVKTPDPGNYRLLTERGRVMLEFAGKKFALPDHIRVTIDEMCRRQSFRPVDLSSPLDNDGRLTLTRYLYGEGFLTRAD